In Fibrobacter sp. UWH6, the following are encoded in one genomic region:
- a CDS encoding RHS repeat domain-containing protein: MPVEFLHETGDNSKDYKLLMAYDGSGRRISKTRYAKDDQFGYWYLDHVTHYTGIGTEVREAMRRSASPKPDVVVNMPQGLGRYGVERYSDSYVAKSANENTQASFEWFLKNHIGSTMLVYGTQTVDDAGFVDLGSSKAAYDYRAFGEQITLSEPAEKVTETFTGKERDDETELNYFGARYLDPMLGLWISVDPARQFSSPYLYAGNGVNPVNVIDPDGNKVFYHPSVRSNQNFKNEFSTAIQYLNKGGVSGTFAWLQKRPEKIYIAKAANGEGSTIDYDDYMKAIVINWNPNEALVFPEGTQSPALGVLHEGFHAKGFLKNPSLYMKRFLENDDQYDNKEERRVIEGPESWAAEKLGESIRFNHGGEPVYVEHSDELPE, encoded by the coding sequence ATGCCGGTCGAATTCCTACATGAAACAGGTGACAACTCCAAGGACTACAAGCTCCTGATGGCTTACGACGGCTCGGGCCGCCGCATCTCGAAGACTCGCTACGCCAAGGACGATCAGTTCGGCTACTGGTACCTTGACCATGTGACGCACTACACCGGCATCGGCACCGAGGTGCGCGAAGCCATGCGCCGTTCTGCATCTCCCAAGCCGGATGTCGTCGTGAATATGCCCCAGGGCCTGGGCCGCTACGGCGTGGAACGTTATTCTGATTCCTATGTTGCCAAAAGTGCCAATGAAAATACACAAGCATCCTTTGAATGGTTCCTCAAGAACCACATTGGCTCTACAATGCTGGTCTATGGAACGCAGACCGTCGATGATGCTGGTTTTGTTGACCTAGGTTCATCAAAGGCTGCCTACGACTACCGCGCCTTCGGCGAGCAGATAACGCTCTCGGAACCCGCTGAAAAAGTGACGGAAACGTTTACAGGCAAGGAACGCGACGACGAAACCGAGCTGAACTACTTCGGCGCAAGATATCTGGATCCAATGCTTGGATTGTGGATTAGTGTGGATCCGGCTCGTCAGTTTAGTAGTCCGTATCTGTATGCCGGAAATGGCGTGAACCCAGTGAATGTAATTGACCCCGATGGAAATAAAGTTTTTTATCATCCTTCAGTACGGAGTAATCAAAATTTTAAAAATGAATTTTCTACAGCAATCCAATATTTGAATAAAGGGGGCGTGTCGGGAACATTCGCATGGCTTCAAAAAAGACCAGAAAAAATCTATATTGCAAAGGCGGCTAATGGAGAAGGTTCTACAATAGACTATGATGATTATATGAAAGCAATTGTTATAAATTGGAATCCTAATGAGGCTTTGGTTTTTCCTGAGGGTACACAGAGTCCTGCTCTAGGAGTTTTACATGAAGGATTTCATGCAAAAGGCTTTTTGAAAAATCCTTCGTTGTATATGAAAAGGTTTCTGGAAAACGATGACCAATATGATAATAAAGAAGAACGGCGGGTTATCGAAGGTCCTGAGTCATGGGCTGCAGAAAAATTGGGGGAGTCTATTCGCTTTAATCATGGTGGTGAACCTGTTTACGTAGAACATTCTGATGAACTTCCGGAGTAA